The window ATTGCCTTTTGTATCCTTGGCTGCACCTCTTTTTTTTGTATCTTTGGACAAAGCCATTAACGCCACATCCTTATTCTATAATCCGGCGCTTAAAATATAAGGGCTTACCTTGTTTCCTTGTGTACTGTATGAGTTCGACAGAATCGACAATATTTTTTAAACTCTATCCTGCCGGGGTCATTTTTCTTGTTTTTCATGGTGGTGTAATTCCTACGCTTGCATTCAGTACAGGCCAGCGTAACCCCTACTCTCATCAATACCACCTCCTAAAAACCAATAAATCAGGCAA is drawn from Desulfolucanica intricata and contains these coding sequences:
- the rpmG gene encoding 50S ribosomal protein L33, translating into MRVGVTLACTECKRRNYTTMKNKKNDPGRIEFKKYCRFCRTHTVHKETR